The DNA region GTCTCGGCGGTGCGCGCCACGATCGTCAGGTTGACGCCTTCCGCGGCGAGCGCTTCCGCGCAGCCGCGCCCCAGTCCCTTGCTGGCCGCGCAGACGAGCGCGGTGCGTCCTGCGATTCCCATGTCCATCCGTGTTCACCTCTTGAAGTTGTGCATCGTGAGAAGGCGCCGGGTCTGGGGCCCTTTCATGGCGAAGTTTCCCCGATTCTAGAAGAATCGGTGCCGGACTGTGCCGGGCCGCCGCAATCTCCGGTATCTTCGGAGCGCACTCTTTCGGTAAACTTGCGCCGTGGCGCGTCCGCCGGCCAGCCGTTTTGCGGCGGCGCGGCGCGCCGAACCGATCCCTCTAGCCGCCGCTTGCGCCCCCGCCATGACTCAGGACAGCCGTTTCCCCAATCTCTTCATCCTCGATCACCCGCTGATCCAGCACAAGCTGTCGCACATGCGCGACCGGGACACCTCGACCCGCACGTTCCGCGAACTGCTGCGTGAAATCACGCTGCTGATGGGCTACGAAATCACCCGCAATCTGCCCATGACCACGCGCCGCCTGACCACGCCGCTCGTCGAGATCGACGCGCCGGTGATCGCCGGCAAGAAGCTGGCGATCGTGCCGGTGCTGCGGGCCGGCATCGGCATGTCGGACGGGCTGCTGGAACTGGTGCCCTCGGCGCGGGTCGGCCACATCGGCGTGTATCGCGCGGAGGACCATCGCCCGGTCGAGTATCTGGTGCGCCTGCCGGACCTCGAAGATCGCGTGTTCATTCTGTGCGACCCGATGGTCGCGACCGGCTATTCGGCCGTGCACGCGGTCGACGTGCTCAAGCGCCGCAACGTGGCCGGCGAGAACATCCTGTTCCTCGCTCTGGTCGCCGCCCCGGAAGGCGTGCAGGTGTTCCAGGACGCCCACCCGGACGTCAAGCTGTATGTCGCCTCGCTCGATTCGCATCTGAACGAGCACGCGTACATCGTTCCCGGTCTCGGCGACGCGGGCGACCGCCTGTTCGGCACGAAGAACTGAAAGCCGCTGCGAAAAGCGCGTGACGGCGTGCACCAAAGGCCGCCGCCGCGCACTTTTCGCGGCCTTTGCAGCGATGTCGCCCTCTGCCGCCCCCCTGCGGCGTGATAAAATTCGAATCCGCTCAAAGAGCGGCTCAACTTGCACCACCGCCTGGCGCACGGCGCCTTTCGCGGGGCCTGGCAGGCCGGCGCGGCATTTGTCGCGTGTAGTCTCGCCGCGTCGCCCCGCCCCAACCGCGCTGCCGAACCGCGGCCCCGCTAGCAGGGTCCGGCCGGGCGTGGCCAGGCGCGAGACGGCTAGCCACGTGTGGCCAGCCACGAACGGCAGACCTGGACAGTTAAGCACCGGGCGGATTGACATCGAGGCGCGCTAAACGCGAATACGCGCGAACCAGCGCAATTCAGCGCAAGCGCCCCCGAAAACGCAACGACAATTGCACAATGCGTGTGCCCCACTGGCGCGCGCGACGGAGAAAGGTATGGCGGGTCATTCGAAATGGGCCAACATCAAGCATAAGAAAGCAGCGGCCGACGCCAAGCGCGGCAAGGTCTGGACGCGGCTCATCAAGGAAATTCAGGTCGCGGCGCGCATGGGCGGCGGCGACATCGACTCGAACCCGCGTCTGCGGCTCGCCGTCGAGAAGGCGTACGACGCCAACATGCCCAAAGATAACGTCAACCGCGCGATCCAGCGTGGCGTGGGCGGCGTGGACGGCGCAAGCTACGAAGAAATCCGCTACGAAGGCTATGGCATCGGCGGCGCGGCGGTGATCGTGGACACCATGACCGACAACCGCACGCGCACGGTGGCGGAAGTGCGTCACGCGTTCTCGAAGAACGGCGGCAACATGGGCACGGACGGCTCGGTGTCGTTCATGTTCGATCACGTCGGCCAGTTCCTGTTCGCGCCCGGCACGCCGGAAGACAAGCTGATGGAAGCCGCGCTCGAAGCCGGCGCCGACGACGTCGTCACGAACGAAGACGGCAGTATCGAGGTGCTGTGCCCGCCGAACGACTTCCCGAAGGTGAAGTCCGCGCTGGAAGCCGCGGGCTTCAAGGCCGAGCTGGCCGAGGTGACGATGAAACCTCAGACGGAAGTCGAGTTCACCGGCGAAGACGCCGTGAAAATGCAGAAGCTGCTCGACGCACTGGAGAATCTGGACGACGTGCAGGAAGTCTATACAAACGCCGCGATCGCCGACGAATGAGCGTGCCCCGGCGGCGCGTAGCGCGACGGCTCCTGCCGAACCGCGCCACGCCGCCGGCCGGCCCTCGCGTCGTTGCTGAGCTGGCGTGCGAGTGACTCCGCACCGCGCTTCCACCCCGGTTTCGCACCGTGCCCTGCGCGCCGCCAATGGCTGCTGCGGGCTCAATGCAAACCTTGTTGTCATTCCACGGCTGAGCGTGCTGCGTCAGCCGTTTATGGTTTTTAAGTCTCGAGGATTCACATGAAGTTACTCGTCGTCGGTTCCGGCGGTCGCGAACATGCGCTCGCATGGAAGCTCGCGCAATCGCCGCGGGTCCAGCTCGTCTACGTGGCTCCTGGCAACGGTGGCACCGCCCAGGACGAGCGTCTGCGCAACA from Paraburkholderia aromaticivorans includes:
- the upp gene encoding uracil phosphoribosyltransferase codes for the protein MTQDSRFPNLFILDHPLIQHKLSHMRDRDTSTRTFRELLREITLLMGYEITRNLPMTTRRLTTPLVEIDAPVIAGKKLAIVPVLRAGIGMSDGLLELVPSARVGHIGVYRAEDHRPVEYLVRLPDLEDRVFILCDPMVATGYSAVHAVDVLKRRNVAGENILFLALVAAPEGVQVFQDAHPDVKLYVASLDSHLNEHAYIVPGLGDAGDRLFGTKN
- a CDS encoding YebC/PmpR family DNA-binding transcriptional regulator; the encoded protein is MAGHSKWANIKHKKAAADAKRGKVWTRLIKEIQVAARMGGGDIDSNPRLRLAVEKAYDANMPKDNVNRAIQRGVGGVDGASYEEIRYEGYGIGGAAVIVDTMTDNRTRTVAEVRHAFSKNGGNMGTDGSVSFMFDHVGQFLFAPGTPEDKLMEAALEAGADDVVTNEDGSIEVLCPPNDFPKVKSALEAAGFKAELAEVTMKPQTEVEFTGEDAVKMQKLLDALENLDDVQEVYTNAAIADE